The Corynebacterium confusum genome has a window encoding:
- a CDS encoding P-II family nitrogen regulator yields MKLVTAIVKPFTLPEIREALSQLEVHGLTVTEVQGFGRQRGHSEVYRGAEYATDFVPKVKLEMVVAEDAAAEAIDAVVDAAYTGKIGDGKIWVSPVEEVVRVRTGERGESAL; encoded by the coding sequence ATGAAACTCGTGACTGCCATCGTGAAGCCGTTTACCCTGCCGGAAATCCGCGAGGCCCTGAGCCAGCTGGAGGTTCATGGCCTCACCGTGACCGAGGTGCAGGGTTTCGGCCGCCAGCGCGGCCACAGCGAGGTCTACCGCGGCGCGGAATACGCCACGGACTTCGTGCCGAAGGTCAAGCTCGAGATGGTCGTGGCTGAGGATGCCGCCGCCGAAGCCATCGACGCCGTCGTCGACGCCGCCTACACCGGCAAGATCGGCGACGGCAAAATCTGGGTCAGCCCGGTCGAAGAAGTCGTCCGCGTGCGCACGGGGGAGCGGGGAGAATCCGCCCTCTAG
- a CDS encoding Na+/H+ antiporter subunit G → MAIYEIVASVLIIVATVLVLATTVAVWRAPDALTRVNLLGPTICLAVPLLLVAKLVVDFSTEGFDVMSLVKALAACFGVWIIGAIGSYYMGRSIYGVTVTDVKHSLRIQQQQKHQKQQ, encoded by the coding sequence ATGGCTATCTACGAAATTGTGGCCTCCGTGCTCATCATCGTCGCCACGGTGCTGGTTCTGGCCACCACCGTCGCGGTCTGGCGCGCCCCGGACGCGCTCACACGGGTGAACCTGCTGGGCCCGACCATCTGTCTGGCCGTTCCGCTGCTACTCGTGGCTAAACTGGTGGTGGACTTTTCCACGGAGGGCTTCGACGTCATGTCGCTTGTCAAGGCGCTCGCCGCGTGCTTCGGCGTGTGGATCATCGGCGCCATCGGCTCCTACTACATGGGTCGCTCGATTTACGGCGTGACCGTCACCGACGTCAAGCACTCCCTCCGCATCCAACAGCAGCAGAAGCATCAGAAGCAGCAGTAG
- a CDS encoding cation:proton antiporter has translation MFDVSAFTAFDWLVAACVFIMGLCVFAALVLTLRTRDELTRAVVADLIFYGMLAIFLARSTIVYSSIAYDIALLASIAGGVLPTLSMARIISKGRR, from the coding sequence ATGTTTGACGTATCCGCTTTTACCGCTTTCGACTGGTTGGTTGCCGCCTGCGTGTTCATCATGGGCCTGTGCGTTTTCGCCGCGCTGGTGCTGACCCTGCGCACGCGCGACGAGCTCACCCGCGCGGTGGTCGCCGACCTCATCTTCTACGGCATGCTCGCTATCTTCCTAGCCCGCTCGACCATCGTCTACTCGTCCATCGCCTACGACATCGCGCTGCTGGCCTCCATCGCCGGCGGCGTGCTGCCGACGCTATCGATGGCCCGCATCATCTCGAAGGGAAGGCGCTAA
- a CDS encoding monovalent cation/H+ antiporter subunit E, translating into MHVVTYILWFIKEIFVSGFQLAACSFKADTGYHPVIVRYPLRVTSGWEVFWLTSSITATPGTLSLGLREPPREGLPRIVMVQAVLGDDPAEVLAGIAEMEERLAPHVKELDYGVPGQGSATEADPAFYEYPLESVGRYLRAPELAETEDQPISEDESLATRSWRRQQKGKDV; encoded by the coding sequence ATGCACGTCGTAACGTATATCCTCTGGTTCATTAAGGAGATCTTCGTTTCCGGTTTCCAGCTCGCGGCCTGCTCATTCAAGGCCGACACGGGCTACCACCCGGTCATCGTCCGCTACCCGCTGCGCGTAACCAGCGGCTGGGAGGTGTTCTGGCTGACCTCCTCGATCACCGCCACGCCGGGCACCCTGTCGCTCGGCCTGCGCGAACCCCCGCGGGAGGGCCTGCCGCGCATCGTCATGGTCCAGGCCGTCCTTGGCGATGACCCCGCGGAGGTCCTGGCCGGTATCGCCGAGATGGAAGAGCGTCTGGCCCCGCACGTCAAGGAACTCGACTACGGCGTGCCCGGGCAGGGGAGCGCCACCGAGGCCGACCCGGCGTTCTACGAGTACCCGCTCGAGTCCGTGGGCCGCTACCTGCGCGCGCCGGAGCTGGCGGAGACGGAGGACCAGCCCATCTCCGAGGACGAGTCCCTGGCCACCCGCAGCTGGCGCCGCCAGCAGAAAGGCAAGGACGTTTAA
- a CDS encoding monovalent cation/H+ antiporter subunit D family protein, translating to MYDLVSQMLPLFPAVPLIAAAFALLAPWRPVRDAIMLVVPAVGIFAGLGLLAYTVNNGPVAHNVGMYPGNVAIPFVGDSFSAIMLTTAMIVSFGANWFAIAGGETKSRYYPSLTLILLTGVAGALITADLFNFFVFIEVMLLPSYGLITMSGTWARLASGRAFVLVNLFASTLLVVGVGYMYSVTGSVNIAALNGVAAGNGPATVAAGLIIIAISAKAGIFPVHTWLPRTYPGTSAAVMGLFSSLHTKVAVYMLYRLYVHLFDLDERWGALIVVVMILSMAVGSFGGLAEATIRRVLGYQMLNGMPFILIMLAFTAADGQRALAAGILYTIHHMITVGSLILASGAIEETYGTGRVNKLSGLARRDPIIAWIFAAGAFSVVGFPPFSGMWGKVMLVVEIARNGNGWAWAAITAIVVASFAAFLAMLRVWRKVFWGRQLSQDEVPDELVIRKKLMAPSAALILGSLTMFILAGPVIDFTMAAAGDLLDTGSYIHAVLGDDAVALPNPSVLEGGA from the coding sequence ATGTACGACCTAGTAAGCCAAATGCTGCCGCTGTTTCCGGCAGTACCGCTCATCGCGGCGGCCTTCGCGCTGCTGGCGCCCTGGCGCCCGGTCCGCGACGCCATCATGCTGGTGGTGCCCGCCGTCGGTATCTTCGCCGGCCTGGGGCTGCTGGCCTACACCGTTAACAACGGCCCGGTGGCCCACAACGTGGGCATGTACCCGGGCAACGTGGCCATCCCGTTCGTGGGGGATTCCTTCTCCGCGATCATGCTGACCACCGCAATGATCGTCTCCTTCGGCGCGAACTGGTTCGCCATCGCCGGCGGGGAGACCAAGTCGCGCTACTACCCGTCGCTGACGCTCATCCTGCTCACGGGCGTGGCCGGCGCGCTGATCACCGCCGACCTGTTCAACTTCTTCGTGTTCATCGAGGTCATGTTGCTGCCCTCCTACGGGCTCATCACCATGTCCGGCACCTGGGCCCGCCTGGCCTCGGGTCGCGCCTTCGTGCTGGTGAACCTGTTCGCCTCCACGCTGTTGGTGGTGGGTGTGGGCTACATGTACTCCGTGACCGGTTCCGTGAACATCGCCGCCCTCAACGGCGTGGCGGCCGGCAACGGTCCCGCCACGGTGGCCGCCGGGCTGATCATCATCGCGATTTCGGCCAAGGCCGGTATCTTCCCGGTCCACACCTGGCTGCCGCGCACCTACCCGGGCACCTCCGCCGCGGTGATGGGCTTGTTCTCCAGCCTCCACACCAAGGTGGCGGTCTACATGCTCTACCGCCTCTACGTCCACCTCTTTGACCTGGACGAGCGCTGGGGCGCGCTTATCGTCGTGGTGATGATCCTGTCGATGGCCGTCGGCTCTTTCGGCGGCCTAGCCGAGGCCACCATCCGCCGCGTGCTTGGCTACCAGATGCTCAATGGCATGCCGTTTATCCTCATCATGCTGGCGTTTACCGCGGCCGATGGGCAGCGCGCGCTGGCCGCCGGCATCCTGTACACCATCCACCACATGATTACGGTCGGCTCGCTCATCCTGGCCTCCGGCGCCATCGAGGAGACCTACGGCACCGGCCGGGTCAACAAGCTTTCCGGCCTGGCCCGCAGAGACCCCATCATCGCCTGGATCTTTGCCGCCGGCGCCTTCTCCGTGGTCGGCTTCCCGCCGTTTTCGGGCATGTGGGGCAAGGTCATGCTGGTCGTGGAAATCGCCCGCAATGGCAACGGTTGGGCCTGGGCCGCGATCACGGCCATCGTGGTGGCGTCCTTCGCGGCCTTCCTGGCCATGCTGCGAGTGTGGCGCAAGGTCTTCTGGGGCCGCCAGCTCTCCCAAGACGAGGTCCCTGATGAGCTGGTCATCCGCAAGAAGCTCATGGCTCCGTCGGCCGCGCTCATCCTGGGCTCGCTGACGATGTTCATCCTGGCCGGCCCCGTCATCGACTTCACCATGGCGGCCGCGGGCGACCTGCTGGATACCGGCAGCTACATCCACGCGGTGCTGGGCGATGATGCCGTCGCGCTGCCTAACCCGTCCGTCCTGGAGGGAGGAGCATAA
- a CDS encoding sodium:proton antiporter, which translates to MILALTIAILIGGAVYLIQQRGLVRIVLGMMCFGHGANLTLLATGVYSFRGETFPSQTPPEQMADPLPQAFVLTAVVISMATATILLTLAAMGPNDDTDAADPVDDNTVDHPFSTLGRDVHNQDIRQRSDEAVRRIQHARDAYEDVYETQQAAADRTAKEG; encoded by the coding sequence ATGATTCTGGCTTTGACCATCGCCATCTTGATCGGTGGGGCCGTCTACCTCATCCAGCAGCGCGGCCTTGTGCGGATCGTGCTCGGTATGATGTGCTTCGGCCACGGCGCTAACCTGACGCTGCTGGCCACCGGTGTCTACTCCTTCCGCGGGGAGACCTTCCCGTCTCAGACCCCGCCGGAGCAGATGGCCGACCCGCTGCCGCAGGCCTTCGTCCTGACCGCCGTGGTCATCTCCATGGCGACCGCGACCATCCTGCTCACCCTGGCCGCCATGGGCCCCAACGACGACACCGATGCCGCCGACCCCGTCGACGACAACACCGTCGACCACCCGTTCTCGACCCTGGGGCGCGACGTGCACAACCAGGACATCCGGCAGCGCTCCGACGAGGCGGTGCGCCGCATCCAACACGCGCGCGACGCCTACGAGGACGTCTACGAGACCCAGCAAGCTGCCGCCGACCGCACCGCGAAGGAGGGCTAG
- a CDS encoding DUF4040 family protein, whose protein sequence is MTLLYVVLLAALAVVCSPVAVKVLDRKAGWPLAAIFVVAAGLILREIPAISSGNGIEYQLTWVADFLAPGVDAGVSLRADALGAFFALLALVIGAVVLVYSAAYLPKHQGNVSFYTLMTAFTMSVLLLVLADDVIVLFMAWELVSLASFMLIARSGATGEPGSQRTLVLTFIGGLTLLTAVAIAATAVGSTNLHAILTSSVWTEDQALTVGVAVLIAVSAFTKAAQFPFHFWLPEAMAAATPVSAFLHAAAVVKAGIYLLIRFSTVFHDVAVWNWLLIVVGMGTAVMSALFAVQKTDLKKLTAYSTVSHLGWIVATIGVGTPFAIAAAVVHTLAHALFKSSLFMLIGVIDHEAGSRNIKDLDKLWNKMPFTFVSVVIGAASMAAVPPLLGFVSKEGMLTAFQDAPIGGAGVVVLLIAAGIGALLTFTYSAKLVFGAFIDGDKDMSGVHEAPVSLWLPAALPGTMSVPLVFVLGLFDAPLDNIAAAVGMEHHSHLALWHGINVPLVISVVVLVLGIAGLAVRRPLWSALESRELLPTNGNQLLHGVHKLSEGIGRVFASLAATHNPSRHLLPIVLLVVLLAAATLFGSEGIDGEALAPRVDGLDNPWDLLPLGIIVLSMFGLVRTQNRLTGAVMVGAVGVGVTLQMFLLGAPDVALTQFTVEALSVIVMMMVLRYLPEKFEPVRNPRRRYSSVIVAVLAGITAFLGVWTLIGRRERSDLAEWYLNNAPDITGGDNVVATIIVEFRALDTLGELSVLGMAAVVIAALTSTLPRFPFSPGTRPAPFGQSQLNSVPMRKALQIVVPILVIMSVIVFFRGHNVSGGGFPAALIMGAAIGLTYLSRGRDEIVFGQMAPIRLTGIGIIIALLAGFIGYLADPSGFLVAIHGEALGQHWTTSLIFDLGIYLAVLGMLTMAINALGGYLRPGTEREYLPWVHDDGSVLTNTPQATMDDIDDPYPDPINPAQSPKSVLTRSRRGARKKGEK, encoded by the coding sequence GTGACGCTTTTATATGTTGTCCTTCTCGCGGCGCTGGCAGTGGTGTGCTCGCCCGTCGCGGTCAAGGTACTTGATCGAAAAGCAGGATGGCCGCTGGCGGCCATCTTCGTCGTGGCGGCGGGACTGATCCTCCGAGAAATTCCCGCGATTTCCAGTGGGAATGGCATCGAGTACCAGCTGACCTGGGTCGCGGACTTCCTCGCGCCCGGGGTGGACGCTGGGGTCTCGTTGCGCGCGGATGCGCTCGGCGCGTTCTTCGCGCTGCTGGCGCTTGTAATCGGGGCTGTCGTCCTCGTCTATTCCGCCGCGTACCTTCCCAAGCACCAAGGCAACGTCAGCTTCTACACGCTGATGACTGCCTTTACTATGTCGGTGCTCCTGCTCGTGCTGGCCGACGACGTGATCGTCCTGTTCATGGCCTGGGAGCTGGTCTCGCTGGCCTCGTTCATGCTGATCGCGCGCTCCGGCGCCACCGGTGAACCGGGCTCACAGCGCACCCTCGTGCTGACCTTTATCGGCGGCCTGACGCTGCTGACGGCCGTGGCCATCGCCGCCACCGCCGTGGGATCGACCAACCTGCACGCCATCCTGACCTCCTCGGTCTGGACCGAGGACCAGGCGCTGACTGTCGGGGTCGCGGTGCTCATCGCCGTGTCCGCCTTCACCAAGGCCGCGCAGTTCCCGTTCCACTTCTGGCTGCCCGAGGCTATGGCGGCCGCCACGCCGGTCTCCGCGTTCCTGCACGCCGCCGCCGTGGTCAAGGCGGGCATCTACCTGCTTATCCGTTTCTCGACGGTCTTCCACGACGTCGCGGTCTGGAACTGGCTGCTGATCGTCGTCGGCATGGGCACGGCCGTCATGTCCGCGCTCTTTGCCGTCCAGAAGACCGACCTTAAGAAGCTGACCGCTTATTCGACAGTTTCGCACCTGGGCTGGATCGTGGCGACCATCGGCGTGGGCACCCCGTTTGCCATCGCCGCCGCCGTCGTCCACACCCTGGCGCACGCGTTGTTTAAGTCCTCGCTGTTCATGCTCATCGGCGTCATCGACCACGAGGCCGGGTCCCGCAACATCAAGGACCTGGACAAGCTGTGGAACAAGATGCCGTTCACCTTCGTCTCCGTGGTCATCGGCGCGGCCTCCATGGCCGCGGTCCCGCCGCTTCTGGGCTTCGTGTCCAAGGAGGGCATGCTGACCGCGTTCCAGGACGCGCCCATCGGGGGCGCCGGGGTAGTGGTCCTGCTGATCGCCGCCGGCATCGGCGCGCTGCTGACGTTTACCTACTCGGCGAAGCTCGTCTTCGGTGCCTTCATCGACGGCGACAAGGACATGTCCGGCGTCCACGAAGCCCCAGTTTCCCTCTGGCTGCCGGCCGCCCTGCCCGGAACCATGTCCGTGCCGCTGGTCTTCGTCCTCGGGCTTTTCGATGCCCCCTTGGACAACATCGCCGCCGCCGTCGGCATGGAACACCACAGCCACCTGGCGCTGTGGCACGGCATCAACGTGCCGCTGGTCATTTCCGTGGTGGTGCTGGTGCTCGGCATCGCCGGCCTAGCCGTGCGCCGCCCGCTGTGGTCTGCCCTGGAGTCGCGGGAACTGCTGCCGACCAACGGCAACCAGCTCCTGCACGGAGTGCACAAGCTCAGCGAGGGCATCGGCCGCGTCTTTGCTTCCCTGGCCGCCACCCACAACCCGTCGCGCCACCTGCTGCCCATCGTATTGCTGGTAGTCCTGCTGGCGGCGGCGACGCTGTTCGGCAGCGAGGGCATCGACGGCGAAGCCTTGGCGCCGCGCGTCGACGGCCTGGACAACCCGTGGGACCTGCTGCCGCTGGGCATCATCGTGCTATCGATGTTCGGCCTGGTGCGCACCCAGAACCGCCTGACCGGCGCGGTCATGGTCGGCGCGGTCGGCGTCGGTGTCACCCTGCAGATGTTCCTGCTGGGTGCCCCGGACGTCGCCCTGACCCAGTTCACGGTGGAGGCCCTGTCCGTCATCGTGATGATGATGGTGCTGCGCTACCTGCCGGAGAAGTTCGAGCCCGTGCGCAACCCGCGCCGCCGCTACAGCTCCGTGATCGTAGCCGTGCTGGCCGGTATCACCGCCTTCCTCGGCGTGTGGACGCTCATAGGCCGCCGCGAGCGCTCCGACCTGGCTGAGTGGTACCTGAACAACGCGCCGGACATCACCGGCGGCGACAACGTCGTGGCCACCATCATCGTCGAGTTCCGTGCCCTGGATACGCTGGGCGAGCTGTCCGTGCTGGGCATGGCCGCCGTGGTTATCGCCGCGTTGACCTCCACGCTGCCGCGCTTCCCGTTCTCGCCGGGTACCCGCCCGGCTCCGTTCGGGCAGTCGCAGCTGAACTCCGTGCCGATGCGCAAGGCCCTGCAGATCGTGGTGCCGATCCTCGTCATCATGTCCGTCATCGTCTTCTTCCGCGGCCACAACGTCTCCGGCGGCGGCTTCCCGGCCGCCCTCATCATGGGTGCCGCCATCGGCCTGACCTACCTCTCGCGCGGCCGCGACGAGATCGTCTTCGGCCAGATGGCGCCCATCCGCCTGACCGGTATTGGCATCATCATCGCGCTGCTGGCCGGCTTCATCGGCTACCTGGCCGATCCGAGCGGCTTCCTGGTGGCCATCCACGGCGAGGCCCTGGGCCAGCACTGGACCACCTCGCTGATCTTCGACCTGGGCATCTACCTGGCCGTGCTGGGCATGCTGACGATGGCCATCAACGCCCTGGGCGGCTACCTGCGACCGGGTACCGAGCGCGAGTACCTGCCGTGGGTCCACGACGACGGCTCGGTGCTCACCAACACCCCGCAGGCCACGATGGACGACATCGACGACCCGTACCCCGACCCAATCAACCCGGCGCAATCGCCGAAGTCGGTGCTTACCCGCTCGCGGCGCGGCGCCCGCAAGAAGGGGGAGAAGTAA
- the ftsY gene encoding signal recognition particle-docking protein FtsY: protein MESNLALWIGIAVVVLIVVALVAVVLVGKRRGESKKVSFNQEDAEPKELTQQEKSGNYQAKSGFNFAAGSEPEKQPAGNPNAAGNANAAGMPGVFASAHDEPAKAEQSAPATPADSAQSESTKAEPAQSGSEKAANEDTERTESIEDIAAAAVARAKSDELADAPLTSEADRAEAAAPADKAPQALKAEKAGKAEKTEKAPKAEPTEAGEKIAPATPTADAVQAEPVEPAEQAESAQPEAADQPAQDETSTAEAEEAAGAADAQTSSAERALEETPVPEPAPAAEEVEQPQPETETEPAAAEPREEIAPAVGRLGRMRGRLSRSQNAIGQGLMGILSAGDLDDDAWEEIEDTLIMADLGTKSTLKVTESLREKIAERGVSSEDEARAMLREALIEAGHVEMDRSIKAMPHDGKPAVVMVVGVNGTGKTTTTGKLARVLVSLGKKVLLGAADTFRAAAADQLETWGKRVGAETVRGKEGADPASVAFDAVAAGVENQVDVVLVDTAGRLHTSTDLMDQLGKVKRVVEKKSQVDEVLLVIDATVGQNGLVQARIFREVVDITGVVLTKLDGTAKGGIVFQVQEELGVPVKLVGLGEGADDLAPFEVESFVDALLGS from the coding sequence ATGGAATCTAACTTAGCGCTATGGATTGGCATTGCTGTCGTCGTCCTTATCGTCGTCGCCCTAGTGGCGGTGGTCTTAGTAGGCAAGCGCCGCGGCGAGAGCAAGAAGGTGTCCTTCAACCAGGAAGACGCCGAGCCGAAGGAACTGACCCAGCAGGAAAAATCCGGAAACTACCAGGCCAAGTCCGGCTTTAACTTCGCCGCCGGCAGCGAGCCCGAAAAGCAGCCGGCCGGCAATCCGAACGCCGCCGGCAACGCAAACGCCGCCGGCATGCCCGGGGTCTTCGCCAGTGCCCACGACGAGCCGGCCAAGGCCGAGCAGTCGGCGCCGGCCACCCCGGCCGACTCCGCGCAGTCCGAGTCCACTAAGGCCGAGCCCGCCCAGTCTGGCAGCGAGAAGGCTGCCAACGAAGACACCGAGCGGACCGAGAGCATCGAGGACATCGCCGCCGCGGCCGTAGCCCGCGCCAAATCCGACGAGCTCGCCGATGCCCCGCTCACCTCCGAGGCCGACCGCGCCGAGGCCGCCGCGCCGGCTGACAAGGCGCCGCAAGCTCTGAAGGCTGAGAAGGCCGGGAAGGCTGAAAAGACCGAGAAGGCTCCGAAGGCCGAGCCGACCGAGGCAGGGGAGAAGATCGCCCCGGCCACGCCGACCGCGGATGCGGTCCAGGCCGAGCCGGTCGAACCCGCTGAGCAGGCTGAGTCGGCCCAGCCGGAGGCCGCGGACCAGCCCGCCCAGGATGAGACCTCCACCGCGGAGGCCGAGGAAGCCGCAGGTGCCGCCGACGCGCAGACCAGCTCCGCGGAGCGCGCCCTCGAGGAGACCCCGGTGCCGGAGCCGGCACCGGCCGCAGAAGAAGTTGAGCAGCCGCAGCCGGAAACGGAGACTGAGCCCGCAGCGGCGGAACCACGCGAGGAGATCGCCCCGGCCGTCGGCCGCCTGGGCCGGATGCGCGGGCGCCTGTCGCGCTCCCAGAACGCCATCGGCCAGGGGCTGATGGGCATTCTGTCCGCCGGCGACCTGGATGATGACGCCTGGGAGGAAATCGAAGACACCCTCATCATGGCGGATCTGGGCACGAAGTCGACGCTGAAGGTCACGGAATCGCTGCGCGAGAAGATCGCCGAGCGCGGTGTCAGCAGCGAGGACGAGGCCCGCGCCATGCTGCGCGAGGCGCTCATCGAGGCCGGCCACGTGGAGATGGACCGCTCCATTAAGGCCATGCCGCACGACGGCAAGCCGGCCGTCGTCATGGTCGTCGGCGTCAACGGCACCGGCAAGACCACGACCACCGGCAAGCTGGCCCGCGTGCTGGTCTCCCTGGGCAAGAAGGTCCTGCTGGGCGCGGCGGATACCTTCCGCGCCGCGGCCGCGGACCAGCTCGAGACCTGGGGCAAGCGCGTGGGTGCGGAGACCGTGCGCGGCAAGGAAGGCGCGGACCCGGCATCGGTGGCTTTCGATGCCGTCGCCGCCGGCGTCGAAAACCAAGTCGACGTTGTCCTGGTCGACACCGCCGGCCGCCTGCACACCTCCACCGACCTGATGGACCAGCTGGGCAAGGTCAAGCGCGTGGTGGAAAAGAAGTCGCAGGTCGACGAGGTTCTGCTGGTCATCGACGCCACCGTCGGCCAGAACGGCCTGGTCCAGGCGCGCATCTTCCGCGAGGTCGTGGACATCACCGGCGTGGTGCTGACCAAGCTGGACGGCACCGCCAAGGGCGGCATCGTCTTCCAGGTGCAGGAAGAACTCGGCGTGCCGGTCAAGCTCGTCGGACTGGGCGAGGGCGCGGACGACCTCGCGCCCTTCGAGGTCGAAAGCTTCGTCGACGCCCTGTTGGGCAGCTAA